In Scleropages formosus chromosome 10, fSclFor1.1, whole genome shotgun sequence, a single genomic region encodes these proteins:
- the LOC114911631 gene encoding extracellular calcium-sensing receptor-like, with protein MEELKCTSLARAAQPELAKSGDLLIGGVFTLYSDYAGKVYTFQNFPEDHKCKNLNFREFQFAETMIFAAEEINKNPGILPNHTIGYIIYNACGYTNILKSATALVTGPEEIDNSNNCTKTKRVQAIIGHSGSTPTIGLARMLGKFQIPVISHFATCACLSDRKEFPTFFRTIPSDYYQSRALAQLVKHFGWTWVGAVSSDNDYGISGMATFLQVAQQEGVCVEYYEAFDSTGPYHMLLRVVHVIKHSTSKVIVAFMTHREVKMLVEELQRQKITGLQWIGSDAWITDNSITASGAHKALVGAIGFVVSKTQIEGLQNFLQQLHPSHFPQSSFIGEFWETVFNCTLSPQSLSTSVRPCSGFEHLESVQNEFTDVSELRFTYNVYKAVYAVAHALHNLYTFGQSSGLATNSTPQPWQVLHSLQTVNFTLKTGEKVFFDSNGDSPARYDLINLQNVKGSTLKVATIGYYDASLPKGQQFIMSDVNIVWRGGSREVPKSMCSESCPPGTRKAVQKGKPVCCFDCVPCAEGEISNATDLLDCVKCQSEYWSNEKRDACILKETEFLSYGDLMGLLLALLSLTGACLTMAVVLIFYCYRSTPIVRANNTELSFLLLFSLTLCFLCSLTFIGRPSQWSCMLRHTAFGVTFVLCISCVLGKTIVVLMAFRATLPGSNVMKWFGPPQQRLSVLAFTLIQVLICVLWLTLSPPFPNKNMKYYKDKVILECDVGSAVGFWAVLGYIGLLSLMCFVLAFLARKLPDNFNEAKFITFSMLIFCAVWITFIPAYVSSPGKFTVAVEIFAILASSFGLLFCIFVPKCYTILLKPEKNTKKILMGKTTN; from the exons tttaaatttcAGAGAATTCCAATTTGCAGAGACAATGATCTTTGCAgctgaagaaattaataaaaacccTGGAATTCTCCCAAACCACACCATTGGATACATAATCTACAATGCGTGTGGCTACACCAACATACTCAAATCTGCAACTGCACTAGTGACTGGACCAGAGGAAATAGACAACAGCAATAACTGCACCAAAACCAAAAGGGTCCAAGCCATAATAGGGCATTCAGGATCAACTCCTACTATCGGACTTGCGAGGATGTTGGGAAAATTCCAAATACCAGTG ATCAGCCACTTTGCCACGTGTGcatgtctgagtgacagaaaaGAGTTTCCCACCTTCTTCAGGACCATTCCCAGTGACTACTACCAGAGCAGAGCACTGGCCCAGCTGGTTAAACACTTTGGGTGGACCTGGGTTGGCGCTGTCAGCAGTGACAATGACTATGGAATTAGCGGCATGGCTACATTCCTGCAGGTAGCTCAAcaagagggtgtgtgtgtagaaTATTACGAGGCCTTTGACAGTACAGGTCCATACCACATGCTTCTCAGGGTTGTCCACGTCATAAAGCATTCCACCTCCAAAGTCATTGTGGCCTTCATGACACACCGGGAGGTCAAAATGCTGGTGGAAGAGCTGCAAAGGCAAAAAATCACAGGCCTGCAGTGGATTGGCAGCGATGCATGGATCACAGACAACTCCATCACTGCCAGCGGGGCCCACAAGGCTCTCGTCGGGGCCATTGGATTTGTTGTCAGCAAGACACAGATCGAGGGCCTGCAGAACTTCCTACAGCAGCTCCATCCATCCCACTTTCCTCAGAGCTCATTCATcggggaattctgggaaacGGTGTTCAACTGCACTTTGTCCCCACAGAGCTTGAGCACCTCAGTGAGACCATGTAGCGGATTTGAGCATTTGGAAAGCGTGCAGAACGAGTTCACAGATGTGTCAGAGCTGCGATTCACCTACAATGTGTACAAAGCAGTGTATGCTGTGGCCCACGCGCTCCACAACCTCTACACCTTTGGACAAAGCAGTGGCCTTGCCACCAACAGCACACCGCAGCCGTGGCAG GTATTACACTCCCTGCAAACAGTGAATTTCACCCTGAAAACAGGAGAGAAGGTGTTTTTTGACAGCAATGGGGATTCTCCAGCCAGATATGATTTAATCAATCTACAAAATGTGAAAGGAAGCACCTTAAAGGTGGCCACAATCGGTTACTACGACGCATCATTACCCAAGGGTCAGCAGTTCATCATGAGTGATGTCAACATCGTGTGGCGAGGAGGAAGCAGGGAG GTGCCCAAGTCAATGTGCAGTGAGAGCTGTCCCCCAGGCACTCGTAAGGCTGTGCAGAAAGGAAAGCCTGTCTGCTGCTTCGACTGTGTGCCCTGTGCTGAGGGGGAGATCAGTAATGCCACAG ATTTACTAGACTGCGTGAAGTGCCAGTCTGAATACTGGTCCAATGAGAAGAGGGATgcctgcattttaaaagaaactgaattcTTGTCCTATGGAGACCTGATGGGCCTGTTGCTCGCTCTACTTTCATTAACTGGAGCTTGTCTTACCATGGCAGTAGTGCTCATATTTTACTGTTATAGAAGTACACCAATAGTCAGAGCCAACAACAcagagctgagcttcctgctgctcttctcgctcaccctctgtttcctttgctctctcactttcatcggccggccctctcagtggtcctgcatgctgcgtCACACAGCGTTCGGGGTcacctttgtcctctgcatctcttgtgTTCTGGGCAAAACGATAGTGGTGTTGATGGCCTTCAGGGCTACACTGCCAGGCAGCAATGTCATGAAATGGTTTGGACCTCCACAGCAGAGACTCAGTGTTCTTGCATTCACTCTCATTCAGgtcctcatttgtgtgctctggttaacactatcccctcctttccccaacaagaatatgaagtactacaaagacaaggtcattctcgagtgtgacgtgggctcagccgtgggcttctgggctgtgttgggctacattggtctcctctctctcatgtgctttgtactggctttcctggccaggaagctgcccgacaacttcaacgaagccaaattcatcacattcagcatgctcATATTCTGTGCGGTGTGGATCACCTTTATCCCGGCCTATGTCAGCTCACCGGGCAAGTTCACTGTAGCTGTCGAAATCTTTGCCATTCTAGCTTCTAGTTTTGGTTtgctcttttgcatttttgtccCAAAATGTTACACCATTTTACTGAAACCggaaaagaatacaaaaaaaatcttaatgggAAAAACAACCAATTAA